A stretch of the Macaca thibetana thibetana isolate TM-01 chromosome X, ASM2454274v1, whole genome shotgun sequence genome encodes the following:
- the LOC126946500 gene encoding LOW QUALITY PROTEIN: melanoma-associated antigen D4-like (The sequence of the model RefSeq protein was modified relative to this genomic sequence to represent the inferred CDS: deleted 1 base in 1 codon), with translation MAEGSFSVQSESYSVEDMDEGSDEVREEEMVEGNDYEEFGAFGGYGTLTSFDIHILRAFGSLGPGLRILSNEPWELENPVLAQTLVEALQLDPDTLANETAARAANVARAAASNRAARAAAAAARTAFTQVVASHRVATPQVSGEDTQPTTYAAEAQGPTPEPPLASPQTSQMLVTSEMAAPGAPVTSTKSQTGSPAQEAATEGPSSACAFSQAPCAREVDTTRPSTAFLGQNDVFDFTQPAGVSGMAFPRPKRPAPAQEAATEGSSAASGVPQTGPGREVAATRPKTTKSGKALAKTRWVEPQNVVAAAAAKAKMATSIPEPEGAAAATAQHSAEPWARMGGKRTKKSKHLDDEYESSEEEREPPAVPPTWRASQPSLTVRAQLAPRRPVAPRSQIPSRHVLCLPPRNVTLLQERANKLVKYLMIKDYKKIPIKRADMLKDVIREYDEHFPEIIERATYTLEKKFGIHLKEIDKEEHLYILVCTRDSSARLLGKTKDTPRLSLLLVILGVIFMNGNRASEAVLWEALRKMGLRPGVRHPFLGDLRKLITDDFVKQKYLEYKKIPNSNPPEYEFLWGLRARHETSKMRVLRFIAQNQNRDPREWKAHFLEAVDDAFKTMDVDMAEEHARAQMRAQMNIGDEALIGRWSWDDIQVSELLTWDEDGDFGDAWARIPFAFWARYHQYILNSNRANRRATWRAGVSSGTNGGASTSVLDGPSTSSTIRTRNAARAGASFFSWIQHR, from the exons ATGGCTGAGGGAAGCTTCAGCGTGCAATCGGAAAGCTACAGTGTTGAAGACATGGATGAGGGTAGCGACGAAGTCCGGGAGGAAGAGATGGTTGAAGGCAACGACTATGAAGAATTCGGTGCGTTTGGTGGCTACGGCACCCTCACCAGCTTTGACATCCATATCCTCAGAGCCTTCGGAAGCTTGGGTCCCGGCCTTCGCATCTTATCG AATGAGCCCTGGGAACTGGAAAACCCTGTGCTGGCCCAGACCCTGGTGGAGGCATTGCAACTGGATCCGGACACACTTGCCAATGAGACCGCCGCCCGTGCTGCCAATGTAGCCCGCGCCGCCGCCTCCAACCGTGCGGCTCGGGCCGCTGCCGCCGCTGCCCGTACCGCCTTCACTCAGGTGGTCGCTAGCCACCGGGTGGCCACGCCGCAGGTCTCAGGAGAGGATACCCAGCCCACGACCTACGCCGCCGAGGCTCAGGGGCCCACCCCTGAGCCACCCCTTGCTTCTCCGCAGACCTCCCAGATGTTAGTCACCAGTGAGATGGCTGCCCCCGGGGCCCCAGTAACCTCCACAAAGTCCCAGACAGGCTCCCCGGCCCAGGAGGCTGCTACCGAGGGCCCTAGTAGCGCCTGTGCTTTCTCTCAGGCTCCGTGTGCCAGGGAGGTGGACACCACCCGGCCCAGCACAGCCTTCCTGGGTCAGAATGATGTCTTTGATTTCACTCAGCCGGCGGGGGTCAGTGGCATGGCCTTCCCACGCCCCAAGAGACCTGCCCCAGCCCAAGAGGCTGCCACGGAGGGCTCCAGTGCTGCCTCCGGTGTGCCCCAGACTGGACCTGGCAGAGAGGTGGCAGCCACCCGGCCCAAGACCACCAAGTCAGGGAAGGCGCTGGCCAAGACTCGGTGGGTGGAGCCTCAGAACGTTGTGGCAGCAGCTGCTGCCAAGGCCAAGATGGCCACGAGCATCCCTGAGCCGGAGGGCGCAGCTGCTGCCACTGCTCAGCACAGTGCTGAGCCCTGGGCCAGGATGGGAGGCAAGAGGACCAAGAAG TCCAAGCACCTGGATGATGAGTATGAGAGCAGCGAGGAGGAGAGAGAGCCTCCTGCGGTCCCACCCACCTGGAGAGCATCACAGCCCTCATTGACGGTGCGGGCTCAGTTGGCCCCTCGGCGCCCGGTGGCCCCGAGGTCCCAGATACCCTCAAGGCACGTACTGTGCCTGCCGCCCCGCAACGTGACGCTTCTGCAAGAGAGG GCAAATAAGTTGGTAAAATACCTGATGATTAAGGACTACAAGAAGATCCCCATCAAGCGTGCAG ACATGCTGAAGGATGTCATCAGAGAATATGATGAACATTTCCCTGAGATCATTGAACGAGCAACGTACACCCTGGAAAAG AAGTTTGGGATCCACCTGAAGGAGATCGACAAGGAAGAACACCTGTATATTCTTGTCTGCACACGGGACTCCTCAGCTCGCCTCCTTGGAAA AACCAAGGACACTCCCAGGCTGAGTCTCCTCTTGGTGATTCTGGGCGTCATCTTCATGAATGGCAACCGTGCCAGCGAGG CTGTCCTCTGGGAGGCACTACGCAAGATGGGACTGCGCCCTGG GGTGAGGCACCCATTCCTCGGCGATCTGAGGAAGCTCATCACAGATGACTTTGTGAAGCAGAA GTACCTGGAATACAAGAAGATCCCTAACAGCAACCCACCTGAGTATGAATTCCTCTGGGGCCTGCGAGCCCGCCATGAGACCAGCAAGATGAGGGTCCTGAGATTCATCGCCCAG AATCAGAACCGAGACCCCCGGGAATGGAAGGCTCATTTCTTGGAGGCTGTGGATGATGCTTTCAAGACAATGGATGTGGATATGGCCGAGGAACATGCCAGGGCCCAGATGAGGGCCCAGATGAATATCGGGGACGAAGCTCTGATTGGACGGTGGAGCTGGGATGACATACAAGTC AGCGAGCTCCTGACCTGGGATGAGGACGGAGATTTTGGCGACGCCTGGGCCAGGATCCCCTTTGCTTTCTGGGCCAGATACCATCAGTACATTCTGAATAGCAACCGTGCCAACAGGAGGGCCACGTGGAGAGCTGGTGTCAGCAGTGGCACCAATGGAGGGGCCAGCACCAGCGTCCTAGATGGCCCTAGCACCAGCTCCACCATCCGGACCAGAAATGCCGCCAGAGCTGGCGCCAGCTTCTTCTCCTGGATCCA GCACCGTTGA